The DNA region TTGCCCCTTATCCCCCTTGGTCATAGCCAATTTTCCGACCACTTTAGACTGGTCGTCCTTATCATAAAGAACTACGGAAACACTGTCTGCACTTGGGGACCAGAGGGTCATATCCACCACAGCACCCGCTTGATGAACACGCGCACCAAGTTCGCCATCATAGGCGTAGAGCTCGTCTTTCAACTGCCAGCTCATCTTAGTCGTAAAGCTATCATTGCCATACTTGAGGGTATAGCCAGCGTTTTCTTGATTGAAATCCCCAAGGACTCGCACTTTATTGTTTGTAGTATCCAGTACAAGGTCCGTCACAGTGACAGGTTGACCATTTTTATCTGTTACGGATAGTTTTTCCATTATGCTCTGCTTGTCTGCTCCTTCAAGTGTTGTGAAAGCTGCTTCTAGGGCTGTCAGGCTAACATGTGATACCCCTGTGACACGAATATTGTTTACAAAATATGGATTGGTATAGATGGTCGCATCATCATCTTTAAGGAAAATTTGTGTATGGTTTTTCAAATCAGTAAAGTTGTAGTCTTTTGGCTGAATTTTTGCATCATCTCCCGACTTGCTTTCATCCAATAAGAGGAATCCAATCGAATTTGGTAGGTCTGTCAATTTCACATCAATATAAGCACCATACTTGCCACGATTTTCAAAGTCAATACCATCTGGCCAGTCTCCCAATTTGACATCCTTCACATCTCCCCAGACCCATAAGCCTTTTTGGTCATAATTGCCATCTGTACGGAAGTAGTTGATGCGGATATAGCCTTTCTTGAGCGGTGGATAATGACTCAACTGATAGTTTTCGTCAAACCAGGCCTCGTTCATCTTAGGACTGATTCGCTCGATTGTCTTATCACCTGTGAGGTTTTCACCCGACGTATTGTTAATCAAAAGGCTGATCTTACTTGCCGCTTCGTCCTTCATCTTGATGTCTAGGTAGTAACCGTAATCATCTTGCTTTGCAGTGCTAAAATTGGTCGCACCAGTCGGCCAAGCACCTATGCTAGAAGATGGCTTTTCGACATCGTCCCATGTCCAAAGACCGAGACTTGATAGATTATCGGATGGTAATTTTTTAAAGTGAACCCGGAAGTGACCTGCTGGAATCGGCTCTTCTGTCGCTCCTTTCACACTGGCATTAACAATATCGCCTGCCTGAGCTTGAAGAAGCATCGTTCCCCCTTGCGCAATCGTTGGAAGTTCTACTTGAACCACAAACTTACCATCTTTTTCAAGAGCTTGGTAGCTCTTACCCGTATAAGCATCCTTTAGTACGACATCTTTTCCGGAAACTTCAATATCCATTTCCTTCTTGTCCGTATTGGTCGAAAAGAGTAGGTAGGCTGATTGGTTTTGATAGCTACGCTTGGTTAATAACCAACCTTGGCTATCATTTGCAGCGACTGTCGCTGTATCTCCACGGGAAAGAAGCTCAGAATTAGCATTACGGAAGGCTAACAATTTTTGGTAGTGTGTTTGTACATCGCTGTTTCCTACCCGACTCCAGTCAAAATCATAGCGATTATCGTAAACAGGCCAGTTATTTTTTCCTGACTGCCCCAACTCTTCTCCATAGTAGATGACCGGTTGACCTTTTGCTGTTATCAAAAGGCTGGCAGCTAGTTTCAATTTGTCCAGATTGCCTTCTTTTTCGGCTCCGCCAAGACTGTATAGAAAACCATCTTCATCATGACTACCTAAAAATTGACCTAGACTAGCAGCGCTATTCAAGACCTTACTACGCTCTTCCAACTCTTTTCCAGCCGCCTTGAGCTGACCGTTGACTAGGTACTTGGCAATATCCTTGAAACCAAAGTCCAGCAAACTATCCATGGTTCCAATACCTAGATCACCCTTCGTATCCTTGTAATTGGCACCCCAAGTCTCCCCAATCAGGTGGAAGTCAGGATCACGATCCACCAATTCATTTTTGAAATGCTGCCAGGTGGTATCATCCACGTGTTTCACCGTATCTACACGGAAGCCATAGATGGAGTTGCCTTTGGCTGTGGTAGATCGTTGTAACCAAGAAGCTTGCCAGTCTACTAATTTCTTGCGAATATCGGCTTCCTCTGTCTTAAAATCAGGTAGACCAGCGAGAGAGCCCAGTTGATCATCTCCTTGCTTGTCCTCTTCCTTGGTTCGTACCATGCCTGAAAATGTATTTTCTGTTCCGTAACCTGCATGGTTGAGCACGACATCCACGATGATCTTGATACCTCTTTCTGCTGCGGCATCAATCAATTCATGGAAATCAGCCAAACTACCTAGATGTGGATTGAGTTTTTCAAAGTTAGCTGCCCAATAGCCATGATAAGCGTAATAGTCACCATCTTTTTCACCACCAGCATTTTGTGGGATATTTTCTACAATCGGTGTCAACCAGATGGAATTGACCCCCAATTCCTTCAAGTAATCTAATTTGGCTGTTACTCCTTTGAAGTCTCCTCCTTGATAGAGACCACGAGGATTGGTAATCTTCCCTTCAACTCGTTTATCATTGCTGGTGTCTCCATTGTAGAAACGGTCAGTCAACATAAAATAGATGACCTGCTCATCCCAGTCCTTCTCACCAGCAGCCTTTTGACGTTTGGTAATCGTCACATCCAACTTGGTTTCATAGTAACCATTGTCCTTGTCATAAACCTTCACAGGCAAGCTATAGGTTCCCGGTACTGTATCCGATGTCGCCTTGATTGTCACACGGTTGAGTTCTGTTGAAATCGGGACAATCCCGCCTCCAATAGCTGTTGTATCTACTTCCATTTTGACAATTTCAACCTGTTCAGGATTGGTCACAGTGAGTGATACTAGGCCACTTTCGTTGTAATTAAATGGTGCTTTTATACTAGCTGCGACGGTCACGTTTTTCGTTCCAGGAGTTGCCTTACTCGTGTCTAACTCAAGCTTTTCTTCGACAAAATAAGGATTAGTATAGATCTTTGCCTCATCGTTGCGGAGGAAAATCTGGCTATGACGCTTACGATCGGCGAAGGCTAAATCAATCGTTTTATTACCCGGAAGGTCCGGATTATTTTTATTGACTAGAAGAAAATTCAATTTAGAATCCAGAGCCTTAGATAAGGGAATATCTACATAAGCACCGTATTTCCCTAATTTAAAATCGACTGCACCGGCGGGCCAACCATCGCTAGCTTTGGTCGTATCACCCCAAGTCCAAACACCCCAACCTTCATAGTTGTTATCATCTCGTTTGTAATTGATGCGAAGAAGCTTCTCATCCTTAATAGGCTCATAACTAGAAACACTGTAGTCACTGGCAATCCAAGCTTCATTTTGCTCAGGAACCAGCAGTTCAACTTTCTGGTCTGACTCGGTTACCTTTTCCCCATTCTTGAGCAATAAGTAGCCGATGGTTGCTGGAGTTTCTGACTTTTTAATATCTACATAGTGACCGTAGTTGTCAACTTGGCTACTATAAAAATTCGCTGTATCATTCGGCCATTTGTTGCCATCTGATGGTTTTTCTACACCGCCCCAGATCCATAGTCCCTGTTTTTCAGGCTCTTTTTTGTCTACATTTTCAAAGTGAAGACGGATGTTGCCAGCTTCAATCGGCGCTTCTGCTACAGGTGTTTCTACAACTGGTTGAGCCTTAGCAGCTTCTTCTGTGTTGGTTGCCGGGGTTGCTAGAGTCGCAGCATCCGATACAGTCTCTTCTGTCTTTCTTGAGAGAGTCGTTGCAGGTGCGACTGCTTCCTCAGCTTGTACCACCTGTCCTACGCTACTTAAAAAGAGAGCTGTCGCAATACCGACTGAGGCAATTCCTACATTTAGCTTTCGGATGCCAAAGATTTGCTTCTCCTTGAACATTCCTATTCGCTTCACATCCTGAACGGATTTCTTTTTCATATAACTCCTCCATGTATATTCGTTTGATAGGTATATTACCAGTATATACAATTTAACAGAGGTTTTGCAAACGTTTTCTCAAATGTTATCGTTAACAGATTTCCAACTATTTTCAAAATAAAAGCTTCCTAAATCCCATAACTAAAAAAGTATCTTATGGAATTTCTGAAGCATTTTATCATTCTTTTTGTAATGTTGGAGCCACTCTATTACAGAAGTCTCGGTAGATTATCAGGCATACAAACATTATTTTTACGATTTATAACATAAAATTCCCTTGCGGAATGTAATCAACAATCATCAACATAGTCAAAATGGATAGTGAATAGTTTCTGTTAGCAAACAATTTGATCAAGAGAATCCTTCCCTATTATTTTTCTTTCATCCCTCTGACTATTCTCATTGTTTGAACAATTTTTATCAGCATAGTATAAGCTGACGACAATCATCAAAGAGACCAAACTGAACACAGCTCCGACAATCAGTCCTTGCGGGAAAAAGTACATTTCGATGGTATGCCTTCCTGCGGTTATTGGAAATGATAGTAAGCTATTCCACGCTTTTTTAGCCACTACCATTCTTCCATCAACCTTCACCGTCCACCCTTCACTGTAGGGAATGGTGGTCATCATGATGTTACTATCATCAGTAATATCAACAGTCCCCTTAACAGTGGTGTTTGTCCATTCCGTAACTACCATATTTTGTTTTAAACGCTCTCTTAATACCCTCCTAATAGCATCATTATCTGCGCGCACAAGACCTGCTCCTTCTAAGTTGACACCATCCATTGAGTACCGTAAT from Streptococcus ruminantium includes:
- a CDS encoding pullulanase: MKKKSVQDVKRIGMFKEKQIFGIRKLNVGIASVGIATALFLSSVGQVVQAEEAVAPATTLSRKTEETVSDAATLATPATNTEEAAKAQPVVETPVAEAPIEAGNIRLHFENVDKKEPEKQGLWIWGGVEKPSDGNKWPNDTANFYSSQVDNYGHYVDIKKSETPATIGYLLLKNGEKVTESDQKVELLVPEQNEAWIASDYSVSSYEPIKDEKLLRINYKRDDNNYEGWGVWTWGDTTKASDGWPAGAVDFKLGKYGAYVDIPLSKALDSKLNFLLVNKNNPDLPGNKTIDLAFADRKRHSQIFLRNDEAKIYTNPYFVEEKLELDTSKATPGTKNVTVAASIKAPFNYNESGLVSLTVTNPEQVEIVKMEVDTTAIGGGIVPISTELNRVTIKATSDTVPGTYSLPVKVYDKDNGYYETKLDVTITKRQKAAGEKDWDEQVIYFMLTDRFYNGDTSNDKRVEGKITNPRGLYQGGDFKGVTAKLDYLKELGVNSIWLTPIVENIPQNAGGEKDGDYYAYHGYWAANFEKLNPHLGSLADFHELIDAAAERGIKIIVDVVLNHAGYGTENTFSGMVRTKEEDKQGDDQLGSLAGLPDFKTEEADIRKKLVDWQASWLQRSTTAKGNSIYGFRVDTVKHVDDTTWQHFKNELVDRDPDFHLIGETWGANYKDTKGDLGIGTMDSLLDFGFKDIAKYLVNGQLKAAGKELEERSKVLNSAASLGQFLGSHDEDGFLYSLGGAEKEGNLDKLKLAASLLITAKGQPVIYYGEELGQSGKNNWPVYDNRYDFDWSRVGNSDVQTHYQKLLAFRNANSELLSRGDTATVAANDSQGWLLTKRSYQNQSAYLLFSTNTDKKEMDIEVSGKDVVLKDAYTGKSYQALEKDGKFVVQVELPTIAQGGTMLLQAQAGDIVNASVKGATEEPIPAGHFRVHFKKLPSDNLSSLGLWTWDDVEKPSSSIGAWPTGATNFSTAKQDDYGYYLDIKMKDEAASKISLLINNTSGENLTGDKTIERISPKMNEAWFDENYQLSHYPPLKKGYIRINYFRTDGNYDQKGLWVWGDVKDVKLGDWPDGIDFENRGKYGAYIDVKLTDLPNSIGFLLLDESKSGDDAKIQPKDYNFTDLKNHTQIFLKDDDATIYTNPYFVNNIRVTGVSHVSLTALEAAFTTLEGADKQSIMEKLSVTDKNGQPVTVTDLVLDTTNNKVRVLGDFNQENAGYTLKYGNDSFTTKMSWQLKDELYAYDGELGARVHQAGAVVDMTLWSPSADSVSVVLYDKDDQSKVVGKLAMTKGDKGQWDLKLNDQSGLGITDYRGYYYHYEITRNGQSVLVLDPYAKSLAEWNSDLAETDPSYRVAKAAIVDPKEVGPSDLTHATIPNFVKREDAIIYETHVRDFTSDPAISSELKAQFGTFAAFAERLKYLKELGVTHIQLLPVMSYYYVNELKNAERLGEYASSNSNYNWGYDPQSYFAFTGMYSTDPTNPLKRIEEFKNLVNEIHKHGMGVILDVVYNHTARTFLFEDLEPNYYHFMEADGTAKSSFGGGRLGTTHHMSRRVLVDSIKYLVDEFKVDGFRFDMMGDHDAEAIETAFKEAKKINPNIIMLGEGWRTFTGDANQPVKPADQDWMSSTDTVAVFSDDIRNTLKSGYPNEGQPAFITGGAKSIEAVFNNIKAQPSNFQADDPGDVIQYIAAHDNLTLFDIIAQSIKKDPSVAENNREIHRRQRLGNLLVLTSQGTPFIHSGQEYGRTKQFRHPDYKYPVSDDKVPNKAHLLTNADGTPFDYPYYIHDSYDSSDAVNKFDWTKATDSERYPENTQTQAFTKGLIALRKSTDAFRLGTKEEVDQRVSLISIPGQNGIAKNDVVIAYQTIASNGDRYAVFVNADSKERRFVLADIYKDLLKGQVLVDGKQAGVEALTNLDGVTLTDDAVVLAPLTATVIRLPHRVSQVPDTAPTAEEKPIADLGTTQAALPSEKESPSVVSPVQTASSASEKTLPATGESRNGLALLGLGFAGLGLIGATKGRKKLEDE